In Alphaproteobacteria bacterium, the genomic stretch ACTTCCTCGTCCGATTCCGCCACTTCGACGATGTTCAGGCCGCCCAGCCGGTCCATCGTCTTGCGCCAGTAGCCTTCCTGCCGGTCGGGAGACAGGCCGAGCAGCACCTCGTCAGGGAGGAGGCCCGCATAGGCCGTGCGCCAGCTTTCAACGAAAACCTGCGCAATCGTGTGCACGTCTGAGTGATCTGCCGGGCGGACACCTAGCATCGCGAGATTCCCGTCGGGTCCGGCGCCGGCCGCGCACGCGCGCCCGCATCTCCCGCCACCCTGGCACGCAGGGGCGTCCTAGAAATCGGGACGGTAATTCGGCGTTTCCCGGGTGATGGCAACGTCGTGAACATGGCTTTCCCTCAGACCGGAGGATGTCACGCGGACAAACTTAGCACGTTTTGCCATTTCTTCGATCGTCGGCGCGCCAATATATCCCATGGCGGCGCGCAGCCCGCCCACCAGCTGATGCACGACCTGCCCGGCCGGGCCCTTGTAGGGCACGCGGCCCTCGACCCCCTCGGGCACCAGCTTCATCCGGTCCGAAACCTCTTCCTGAAAATACCGGTCGGCCGATCCGCGCGCCATCGCCCCGATCGAGCCCATGCCCCGATAGGTCTTGTACGACCGCCCCTGATAAAGAATGACGTCGCCAGGGCTTTCGTCCGTGCCTGCGAGGAGCGAACCGACCATCACGCAATTCGCGCCGGCCGCCAGGGCCTTGGCCACGTCGCCGGAATATTTGATCCCGCCATCCCCGATGAGCGGCACACCCGCCCGGCGCGTCACACTGGCCACGTCGCTGATCGCCGTCAGTTGCGGCACGCCGACACCCGCCACGACCCGCGTCGTGCAAATGGATCCCGGCCCGATACCCACCTTCACGGCATCCGCCCCGGCGTCGATCAGCGCCTGCGCACCCTCGGCCGTCGCGACATTGCCGGCAATGACCTGGATGTAATTGGATATCTGCTTGATCCGGCGAATGGCCTCGATGACGCCGGCGGAATGGCCGTGGGCCGTATCCACGACAATGGCGTCCGCGCCCGCCTCGACCAGCGCCTCGGCGCGTGCCAGGCCGTCAGGCCCGACCCCCGTTGC encodes the following:
- the guaB gene encoding IMP dehydrogenase translates to MEIREALTFDDVSLVPSESAILPHQADTRARLTRTIELGIPFVSAAMDTVTEGPLAIAMAQAGGIGVIHKNLDIDLQANEVRAVKKFEAGMVVNPVTMNPDQSLAEALQVMDVNRISGIPVVERDTGKLIGILTNRDVRFATETRKPIAEFMTREGLITAPESVTLDEAKRILHQHRIEKLLVVDGAYRCIGLITVKDIEKARTFPNACKDEKGRLRVAAATGVGPDGLARAEALVEAGADAIVVDTAHGHSAGVIEAIRRIKQISNYIQVIAGNVATAEGAQALIDAGADAVKVGIGPGSICTTRVVAGVGVPQLTAISDVASVTRRAGVPLIGDGGIKYSGDVAKALAAGANCVMVGSLLAGTDESPGDVILYQGRSYKTYRGMGSIGAMARGSADRYFQEEVSDRMKLVPEGVEGRVPYKGPAGQVVHQLVGGLRAAMGYIGAPTIEEMAKRAKFVRVTSSGLRESHVHDVAITRETPNYRPDF